Proteins from a genomic interval of Drosophila melanogaster chromosome 2R:
- the CG33463 gene encoding uncharacterized protein: MYTKLSLLLTLWLAMQLASKTTAMLEFKNINCEAVDKEFSEFEYCYLKSVNRTYKYISVKLKLLQLPVTNAKVNGALFQRHNGYKPFLYNITVDCCKLVKNPKYSPVASYFFDTFKEFSNMNHSCPFNHDIILDKLTAKSVYHRMTNILPFPEGDYMLQLNWFTSGIYRVIFKVFVSLKK, encoded by the exons ATGTATACAAAGCTAAGCCTTTTGCTTACTTTGTGGCTAGCCATGCAATTGGCCAGCAAA ACAACTGCCATGCTcgagtttaaaaatataaattgtgaGGCTGTGGATAAGGAATTTAGCGAATTTGAATACTGCTATCTAAAGTCTGTGAACAGGACATACAAGTATATTTCggttaaattaaaattgctacAATTGCCAGTAACCAATGCTAAG GTTAATGGAGCACTGTTTCAACGACACAATGGATACAAACCCTTTCTGTACAATATAACAGTGGATTGTTGCAAGCTCGTCAAGAATCCGAAGTACAGTCCCGTTGCTAGCTACTTTTTCGACACATTTAAAGAATTTTCGAACATGAATCATTCTTGTCCGTTCAAT cATGACATAATACTGGATAAACTGACTGCAAAATCTGTATATCACCGTATGACTAATATTCTACCTTTTCCCGAGGGGGACTATATGCTTCAATTAAACTGGTTTACATCTGGCATCTATAGAGTcatatttaaagtttttgtGTCACtcaaaaaatga